Proteins from a genomic interval of Chryseobacterium indologenes:
- a CDS encoding copper resistance protein NlpE N-terminal domain-containing protein has product MKNTMFIVGIGAALLLASCSKKEKTTETTVATTDSIVPAIQPAPDSTAQPVTSAIGDTSENALDWDGTYEAVVPCADCPGIKTSLTLNKDKTFSISEEYLDRNSKNQDKGSFSWDATGSIITLKGKTANYKYKVGENALYQLDMEGKEITGPNKDLYIFKKK; this is encoded by the coding sequence ATGAAAAACACCATGTTTATTGTAGGAATCGGAGCTGCTTTACTTCTGGCTTCTTGTTCTAAAAAAGAAAAAACTACCGAAACAACCGTGGCTACAACGGATTCCATAGTACCGGCTATTCAGCCAGCACCAGACAGTACAGCCCAGCCAGTCACCAGTGCGATAGGTGACACTTCCGAAAATGCTCTTGACTGGGACGGTACCTACGAAGCAGTGGTTCCTTGTGCAGATTGCCCGGGAATCAAAACTTCCTTAACGCTTAATAAGGATAAGACTTTCAGCATTAGCGAGGAATACCTTGACAGAAATTCTAAAAACCAGGATAAAGGATCTTTTTCATGGGATGCGACAGGAAGTATCATCACTTTGAAGGGTAAAACAGCCAACTACAAATATAAAGTAGGGGAAAATGCCCTTTACCAACTTGATATGGAAGGAAAAGAAATTACAGGTCCTAACAAGGATTTATATATTTTCAAGAAAAAATAA
- a CDS encoding LysM peptidoglycan-binding domain-containing protein, producing the protein MNFIQYKIQKKDTLQTIAEKQQISVKELVDFHNQHSGMTGVIIGNALPIHLEHIIVSKEHLKKQKVKSIKEGDKVIFNQKARYRCVQVNTTSINGEIAQFVEQKFQYLLKMDTVNQLGSVKREDYLKR; encoded by the coding sequence ATGAATTTCATACAATATAAAATACAAAAAAAAGATACCTTACAAACTATCGCAGAAAAACAACAAATTTCAGTAAAGGAGCTTGTGGATTTTCATAATCAACATTCCGGTATGACGGGCGTTATTATAGGAAATGCGTTGCCGATTCATCTGGAGCATATTATTGTCAGTAAAGAACATTTAAAAAAGCAAAAAGTAAAAAGCATAAAAGAAGGTGATAAGGTTATTTTTAATCAAAAAGCAAGATATCGTTGTGTACAGGTTAATACAACCAGTATTAATGGTGAGATAGCCCAGTTTGTAGAACAAAAATTTCAATATCTTCTTAAGATGGATACCGTTAATCAACTGGGATCTGTGAAAAGGGAAGATTACTTAAAAAGATGA
- a CDS encoding MgtC/SapB family protein codes for MEFLQDHYVVKNELFLIFISVILGLLIGAEREYRNKSAGLRTFILVCFGSCLFTILSLKIGVANPDRLAANIITGIGFLGAGVIFKGENKIEGITTATTIWATASIGMAVGSGYVYFSLLGTALVLIILSALTYLQSFIDNYHKIREYRISFTSSADVKHCEEIFKKYHLAFIMIKQQYTQGNLTVIWRLTGKTEHHEELMKNLVDDPKIIAYQF; via the coding sequence ATGGAGTTTCTTCAGGATCATTACGTTGTTAAAAACGAACTTTTTTTGATATTTATTTCTGTTATTCTGGGCTTGCTGATTGGTGCAGAGCGCGAATACCGTAATAAATCTGCCGGTCTTCGGACTTTTATTTTAGTTTGTTTCGGTTCGTGCCTTTTTACCATTCTCTCCCTTAAAATCGGAGTTGCAAATCCTGACCGCCTGGCTGCCAATATCATTACCGGAATTGGTTTTTTGGGAGCTGGAGTTATCTTTAAAGGAGAAAATAAAATTGAAGGTATTACAACCGCAACTACTATCTGGGCGACAGCATCTATAGGAATGGCGGTAGGTTCGGGGTATGTATATTTTTCCCTTTTAGGAACCGCTCTGGTATTGATTATTCTGAGTGCTCTTACCTATTTGCAGAGTTTTATAGACAATTATCATAAAATCCGGGAATACAGAATCTCATTCACATCTTCAGCCGATGTAAAGCATTGTGAAGAAATTTTCAAAAAATACCATTTAGCGTTTATAATGATCAAACAACAATACACTCAGGGGAACCTGACGGTTATCTGGAGGCTTACCGGCAAAACAGAACACCATGAAGAACTGATGAAGAATCTGGTTGATGATCCTAAAATCATAGCCTATCAATTTTGA
- a CDS encoding S46 family peptidase → MTKKILLSVFLLPAAMAFAQQYGGMWIPTELNEKEMKDMGMKISAKDIFNTQKPSIKDAVVQFNGGCTAEIISPKGLLLTNHHCGFGQIQAHSTVQNDLLSNGFWAKNTSGELPNPGVKVDFIVDIKEVTDPVLEGTDNLTEPELTKKINNNIEVYKNSQKIESYQSILVKPMYYGNKYYAYTIETYKDIRLVGAPPQSIGKFGSDTDNWVWPRHTGDFSMFRIYVGKDNKPAEYSKDNVPYVPKHYLPVSIKDKNENDFTFVFGFPGKTTEYLPAVAVEKIMKDIDPARIAVRDVALKTLDEKMRADNETRIKYASKYASVANYWKKWIGEVEGLKKSNAVEKKVMYEGSLVAKNSQIKTTLDQLNKLYNDQAPYALNNAYYTEVVKNAETLKLAGDYYDFIASVEAGRMDEKELSKLKKKLTSFYKDYSAELDAKVTAKLLALYANKTAPQFLPAGFNKYKDENANIPVVEDMSKNSIITGRTAVNGAAVTADIDKAFSNQDKLIKTLKKDPVFQLYVSMKDTYMKAADPQYTSMQAKIDALQKKFMAQQMETDKDRKFFPDANSTLRVTYGKVKGSSPRDAVSYGYQTHLAGVMEKYIPGDYEFDVPKKLIDLYNKKDYGIYKDKTGDVPVGFTATNHTTGGNSGSPALDANGNLVGLNFDRQWEGTMSDINYDPRFSRNIMVDTKYILFVIEKFADSKWLVDEMKIVK, encoded by the coding sequence ATGACAAAAAAGATACTTTTATCCGTATTTCTTTTGCCGGCTGCAATGGCATTTGCACAACAATATGGAGGAATGTGGATTCCTACAGAACTGAATGAAAAAGAAATGAAGGATATGGGAATGAAAATCTCTGCCAAAGATATTTTCAATACCCAGAAACCAAGCATTAAAGATGCTGTAGTACAGTTTAACGGTGGATGTACAGCGGAAATAATCTCCCCAAAAGGACTTTTATTAACCAACCATCACTGTGGTTTCGGACAGATCCAGGCACATTCTACAGTGCAGAATGACCTTCTGTCAAACGGTTTTTGGGCTAAAAATACAAGTGGAGAACTTCCGAATCCGGGCGTAAAAGTAGATTTTATTGTAGACATAAAAGAAGTGACTGATCCTGTTTTGGAAGGAACGGATAACCTTACAGAACCTGAACTGACTAAAAAAATCAACAATAATATCGAGGTTTATAAGAATTCTCAGAAAATTGAATCTTATCAATCGATTCTGGTAAAGCCAATGTACTATGGAAACAAGTATTATGCATATACCATCGAAACATATAAAGACATTCGTCTTGTAGGAGCTCCGCCTCAAAGTATCGGAAAATTCGGAAGTGATACAGACAACTGGGTTTGGCCAAGACATACCGGAGATTTTTCAATGTTCAGAATCTATGTGGGTAAAGACAACAAACCGGCAGAATATTCAAAAGACAATGTACCGTACGTACCAAAACATTATTTACCGGTCTCTATAAAAGATAAAAACGAAAACGATTTTACTTTTGTATTTGGATTCCCTGGGAAAACTACAGAATACCTTCCTGCTGTAGCAGTGGAGAAAATCATGAAGGATATCGACCCTGCGAGAATTGCTGTACGTGATGTAGCTTTAAAAACATTAGATGAAAAAATGCGTGCAGATAACGAAACACGTATCAAATATGCTTCTAAATATGCTTCAGTAGCCAATTACTGGAAAAAATGGATCGGTGAAGTAGAAGGATTGAAAAAGTCCAATGCAGTCGAGAAAAAAGTGATGTACGAAGGATCTTTAGTTGCAAAAAATTCACAGATCAAAACTACATTGGATCAGCTGAATAAGCTTTACAATGATCAGGCTCCCTATGCATTAAACAATGCCTACTACACAGAAGTGGTAAAAAATGCTGAAACATTAAAGCTGGCAGGTGACTATTATGACTTCATTGCTTCCGTAGAAGCCGGAAGAATGGATGAAAAGGAACTTTCAAAATTAAAAAAGAAATTAACTTCTTTCTATAAAGATTACAGCGCAGAGCTTGATGCCAAAGTAACTGCAAAATTACTGGCATTATATGCTAATAAAACAGCTCCACAGTTTTTACCGGCAGGTTTCAACAAGTATAAAGATGAAAATGCCAATATTCCTGTTGTAGAAGATATGTCTAAAAATTCGATCATCACAGGAAGAACTGCTGTAAATGGTGCTGCAGTAACTGCTGATATCGATAAAGCATTTTCTAATCAGGATAAATTGATCAAGACGTTAAAGAAAGATCCTGTTTTCCAGTTGTATGTTTCCATGAAAGATACCTATATGAAAGCTGCTGACCCACAGTATACTTCAATGCAGGCAAAAATCGATGCACTTCAGAAGAAATTTATGGCACAGCAAATGGAAACTGATAAAGACAGAAAGTTCTTTCCGGATGCCAACTCAACCCTTCGTGTGACATACGGAAAGGTGAAAGGTTCAAGCCCGAGAGATGCTGTTTCTTACGGTTACCAGACACACCTGGCTGGAGTTATGGAAAAATATATTCCGGGAGATTACGAGTTTGACGTTCCCAAAAAACTTATCGATCTTTATAATAAAAAAGACTACGGGATTTATAAAGATAAAACCGGTGATGTTCCCGTAGGATTTACCGCTACCAACCATACAACAGGAGGAAATTCAGGAAGCCCGGCGCTTGATGCTAACGGTAACCTTGTAGGCCTAAACTTCGACAGACAATGGGAAGGAACGATGAGTGATATTAATTATGATCCGCGTTTCAGCAGAAACATTATGGTAGATACCAAATATATTCTTTTCGTCATCGAAAAATTTGCCGACTCAAAATGGCTGGTTGATGAAATGAAGATTGTAAAATAA
- a CDS encoding immunity 22 family protein, which translates to MDKEISHFWLGYFKNEEDFYDFVEEDESYYMEEETEDQYVSKFAESQNIKWFDDDFIEYGFEDERLGLYEKFSEYSYADEWLPVLEQKLNELSLDTPVNAIIFASRFVIPNPVSVDGEENKLYYIGEIEFNV; encoded by the coding sequence ATGGATAAAGAAATTTCACACTTCTGGTTAGGATATTTTAAAAATGAAGAGGACTTTTATGACTTTGTAGAAGAGGATGAAAGTTATTATATGGAAGAAGAAACCGAGGACCAGTATGTCTCAAAATTTGCCGAGTCACAAAATATCAAATGGTTTGACGATGATTTTATAGAATACGGATTTGAAGATGAAAGACTGGGACTTTATGAAAAATTTTCAGAATATTCTTATGCGGATGAATGGCTTCCTGTTCTGGAGCAGAAACTTAATGAGCTGAGCCTGGATACTCCTGTGAACGCTATTATTTTTGCCAGCAGGTTTGTTATTCCTAACCCCGTTTCTGTAGACGGTGAGGAAAATAAACTGTACTATATCGGTGAGATCGAATTCAACGTCTAA